A single region of the Oceanimonas doudoroffii genome encodes:
- the djlA gene encoding co-chaperone DjlA, which translates to MLAHIKGKIIGCLLGFLIGNIPGALLGLWLGHKVDQKLAGAWGMVKDTQQQFLYATFATMGHLAKSSGRVTSEEIRLAEQLMAQMRLGAAQQAEARQAFRDGKESDFPLQQTLRRFRAQVRNSHNLLRFFMEVQLQLVFADGELHPAERRLLHTIAAELGFSEQELEQLLAFAEAQLHMYRQGRAGGQGGFTTPPQDRLRDAYRILEVESGADDATVKRAYRRQMSKHHPDKLVAQGLPKEMMEMAKEKAQDIQQAWETIKAARNLR; encoded by the coding sequence ATGCTGGCACACATCAAGGGCAAGATCATCGGCTGTCTGCTTGGCTTTCTTATCGGTAATATTCCCGGCGCCTTGCTGGGGCTCTGGCTGGGGCACAAGGTCGATCAAAAGCTGGCCGGCGCCTGGGGCATGGTCAAGGACACCCAACAGCAGTTTCTCTATGCCACCTTTGCCACCATGGGGCACCTGGCCAAGTCCAGCGGCCGGGTTACCAGTGAGGAAATTCGGCTGGCCGAGCAGCTGATGGCACAGATGCGTCTGGGGGCGGCACAACAGGCCGAGGCACGCCAGGCATTTCGCGATGGCAAGGAAAGCGATTTTCCGTTGCAACAGACCCTGCGTCGATTTCGGGCTCAGGTGCGCAACAGCCATAACCTGTTGCGCTTCTTTATGGAAGTGCAGCTGCAGCTGGTATTTGCCGACGGTGAATTGCATCCGGCCGAGCGCCGCCTGCTGCATACCATTGCCGCCGAGCTCGGTTTTTCCGAGCAGGAGCTGGAGCAGTTGCTGGCCTTTGCCGAGGCGCAGTTACATATGTACCGCCAGGGGCGGGCCGGAGGCCAGGGGGGCTTTACCACACCGCCCCAGGATCGGCTGCGCGATGCCTATCGTATTCTGGAGGTGGAATCAGGGGCCGACGACGCCACCGTGAAGCGGGCCTATCGCCGGCAGATGTCAAAGCATCACCCTGACAAGCTGGTGGCGCAAGGGTTGCCCAAGGAAATGATGGAAATGGCCAAGGAAAAGGCCCAGGACATTCAGCAGGCCTGGGAAACCATCAAGGCCGCGCGCAATCTGCGTTGA